One window of Athalia rosae chromosome 2, iyAthRosa1.1, whole genome shotgun sequence genomic DNA carries:
- the LOC105684585 gene encoding uncharacterized protein LOC105684585, translating into MTFSTQPTLRKVTRSALTKEELCYFLEYKKTLLSEYFQLKADSADLKKNLNISDQKAFVYGTQSDSRLRENDLFQFVQFIRARRKNETGRIPEKNAISSSECVKLQTKLTTSTPSVKEEESGNLVVNKRRVTFSNPLAVDSTTALNSYSSDSVEDISSELSFTTSSDCELHLTSGDEKLCIESPGVSPFLDSLVPIEEPFVTPTVSLNSLSSKTGDSGSKIIMTEAKVTITEVENHSDESIDVSANISGENFDSRPTENLEEPSEVNDEAKRRQSGFLMAKILDSGTINEPGIYEAHVGNSRKIDNKTARFTFEETSPQQNGERHLKRKIRQMKIAGRYSILDEDENSNCAFENESMCRSKMIKFSNVENCETRLDKRIVNNSYRSREDQQSSETDSDECSYSRVPLPKSVAFQDHRCKAMISDQSIASDKEQSEDKSDMTGRYEFAFEGCWVQQVGTNVIQGSDNLIKKDPTKDEDSRLFELSTPKVPVDDDENSNQSEPLMGLGIHEGLRNPEIWRADITSQPTINYESGWAVGYNWDRNLQETTGIKKRSDWLMRKLEELRLGPDTDHESDYYVDSDMESYFGCEKSLSLVKKSISNIDFHSEKRGSFNMKRGRLCPNLFLQDDVWSGKRIFINECRCHKNPPSNRYELGRRKHEIRHSHSQEFHQFLNHNFFLHSRARLLLDSETEESGLSPSIQPEFPYDFTRNDNYINKIKCRRFVNSPKSIESGLGVFPKKNYRQFSSHKPLKTTFKKSFNSAGVHSVVSTHTVGTSVSEKNHRCYMMDVSIDTVDLCRCKSTETERHCFESIFTNSEKGCQTQDLFRDSKNSFERAPDLREPSLNSNNANTSSQFNLQTDKNDGQYISNTIANLATEINDASNNLARLRFCEIETTRANVGSNYLLKGRFQNGTKSAESPFKFSNLAGPIEISEKNCSLPAGSSAPEKSTCPICDDRNKPTGRYVLPACIVKGGVHDKRKNEKDPWNRVMERAKVPHRYELRNSSVSRSETIR; encoded by the exons ATGACATTTTCCACTCAACCGACTCTCAGAAAAGTTACGAGGAGCGCATTGACCAAAGAAGAACTCTGCTATTTCTTGGAGTACAAAAAAACTTTGCTATCAGAATATTTCCAGCTCAAAGCAGACTCggcggatttgaaaaaaaatctgaatatcTCTGATCAAAAGGCTTTTGTCTACGGGACGCAAAGTGATTCTAG GCTACGGGAAAACGACTTATTTCagttcgttcaatttatcaGAGCACGAAGGAAAAATGAGACCGGACGTATTCCAGAAAAAAACGCAATCAGTTCATCGGAGTGTGTGAAATTGCAAACAAAGCTGACGACTTCGACTCCATcagtgaaagaagaagaaagcgGTAATCTGGTGGTTAATAAACGCCGCGTCACTTTCAGCAACCCTTTGGCAGTGGATTCCACGACGGCTTTAAATTCTTACTCTTCAGACAGCGTCGAGGACATCTCGTCAGAATTGAGTTTTACCACTtcgtctgattgtgagttgcACTTAACAAgcggcgatgaaaaattatgtattGAATCGCCAGGCGTATCACCTTTCTTAGATTCCCTTGTTCCAATCGAGGAACCGTTCGTAACTCCGACGGTCAGTTTGAACTCTTTGTCTTCAAAAACTGGAGATTCGggatcaaaaataataatgacggaGGCGAAAGTCACGATAACGGAAGTGGAAAATCATTCCGACGAATCAATCGACGTCAGCGCGAATATATccggtgaaaatttcgattcacgGCCGACCGAAAATCTTGAAGAACCGTCGGAAGTGAATGATGAAGCGAAACGTAGACAATCAGGATTTTTGATGGCGAAAATACTGGATTCCGGGACCATTAATGAGCCAGGAATCTATGAAGCTCATGTTGGTAACAGCCGGAAAATTGACAATAAAACTGCCAGATTTACTTTTGAGGAAACCAGCCCGCAACAGAACGGTGAGAGAcatttgaaaaggaaaatacgTCAGATGAAAATCGCCGGAAGGTATTCGATCCTTgacgaagatgaaaattcaaattgcgCATTCGAAAACGAATCGATGTGCAGaagtaaaatgataaaattcagTAACGtggaaaattgcgaaacaCGTCTGGACAAGCGAATAGTAAATAATAGCTATAGGTCCCGTGAAGATCAGCAGAGTAGTGAAACCGACTCGGATGAATGTTCATATTCACGAGTACCTTTACCGAAAAGTGTTGCCTTCCAGGATCATCGTTGCAAAGCCATGATCAGCGACCAATCGATTGCCTCTGATAAAGAGCAATCCGAAGACAAATCTGATATGACTGGCCGGTATGAATTCGCCTTCGAGGGCTGTTGGGTTCAGCAAGTCGGTACGAACGTTATTCAAGGCTCagataatttaataaaaaaagatcccACGAAGGATGAGGATTCTCGACTATTTGAACTAAGTACACCTAAAGTTCCAGTGGATGacgacgaaaattcgaatcaaAGTGAACCCCTGATGGGATTAGGGATTCACGAGGGACTCAGAAATCCCGAAATTTGGAGAGCGGACATTACGTCACAACCCACAATTAATTATGAATCAGGCTGGGCCGTGGGATATAATTGGGACCGAAATTTACAGGAAACGACCGGAATTAAAAAACGTAGCGATTGGCTGATGCGCAAATTGGAGGAGCTGCGATTGGGTCCAGATACAGACCACGAGTCGGATTATTACGTAGATTCAGATATGGAGTCATATTTTGGGTGCGAAAAAAGCCTGTCCCTGGTAAAAAAGTCTATTTCGAATATCGACTTTCATTCTGAGAAGCGTGGAAGTTTTAACATGAAGAGAGGTAGACTTTGTCCAAATTTATTCCTGCAGGATGATGTTTGGTCGGgcaaaagaatttttatcaacgaatGTCGGTGCCATAAAAATCCCCCAAGTAACAGGTACGAATTGGGACGTAGAAAACATGAGATCCGACACTCGCATTCTCAAGAATTTCACCAATTTTTGAACCATAACTTTTTCTTACATTCAAGAGCGAGGCTCCTTTTAGACTCGGAAACAGAAGAATCGGGTCTTTCTCCATCGATTCAACCCGAATTTCCATATGATTTTACCCGAAATGATAATTAcatcaacaaaataaaatgtagACGGTTCGTCAACTCGCCAAAAAGCATTGAAAGCGGTCTAGGGGtctttccgaaaaaaaattatag acAATTTTCATCCCACAAACCTTTGAAAACGACTTTCAAAAAATCCTTCAATTCGGCGGGTGTGCACAGCGTCGTGTCCACCCACACTGTGGGCACAAGTGTTTCAGAAAAGAATCACCGCTGCTACATGATGGACGTCAGCATCGACACGGTCGATCTCTGTCGATGCAAATCTACAGAAACCGAACGTCATTgtttcgaatcaatttttacgAACTCTGAAAAAGGCTGCCAGACTCAGGACTTGTTtagagattcgaaaaattcattcgaacggGCTCCGGATCTTCGTGAACCATCGCTGAATTCCAACAACGCAAATACCTCTTCGCAATTTAATTTACAGACAGACAAAAACGACGGCCAGTACATTTCAAATACTATTGCGAATTTGGCCACGGAGATAAACGATGCGAGCAATAATCTCG CGAGATTGAGATTCTGTGAGATCGAGACCACACGTGCCAACGTTGGCAGCAACTATTTGCTCAAGGGTCGCTTTCAAAATGGCACTAAATCAGCAGAATCCCCATTTAAATTCTCAAACCTCGCCGGACCAATCGAAATATCTGAGAAAAATTGCAGTCTTCCAGCCGGCTCATCTGCTCCAGAGAAATCGACATGTCCAATTTGCGATGATCGAAATAAACCCACTGGAAG ATACGTGCTGCCCGCATGTATCGTGAAGGGAGGAGTtcacgataaaagaaaaaatgaaaaagatccCTGGAACCGCGTTATGGAACGAGCCAAAGTTCCGCATCGGTATGAACTACGGAACTCATCTGTATCCAGAAGCGAAACCATTCGTTGA
- the LOC105684550 gene encoding coiled-coil domain-containing protein 103, which translates to MNPASQMSILENRIDYESLEDELHDAIKADALYQLQNDAKIRAVEQGVPTYDQFKDMVSAAHLKPLERGDMKPKLGVRWNSAASGTNSNARFPYPFLPPTMSMFEKSPNPSSNNEVNNMKIEDIEPKTIEEFLRSWKKITDSKRRFQYLMVISPDNFVEIFRPEIPLGLLGEIMDTLLKNLTGEHDADTAAINVLTALSCCNRFHLSISFMTEKEKDISEELFRQLLAGRTTANVVAKDNVIYTLQKRYQV; encoded by the exons ATGAATCCTGCATCGCAAATGAGCATTCTGGAAAATCGCATCGATTACGAAAGTCTTGAAGACGAGTTACACGATGCCATTAAGGCCGATGCTTTGTACCAGCTGCAAAACGATGCTAAAATTCGAGCAGTAGAGCAAGGAGTCCCTacgtacgatcaatttaagGACATG GTAAGTGCCGCGCATTTAAAGCCCTTGGAACGTGGGGACATGAAACCTAAGCTCGGAGTGCGTTGGAATAGTGCCGCATCTGGTACGAATTCCAATGCACGATTTCCGTATCCTTTTCTTCCACCAACGATGTCaatgttcgaaaaatctccgaacCCATCTTCCAACAACGAGGTGAATAACATGAAGATTGAAGACATCGAGCCAAAaacgattgaagaatttttacggtcgtggaaaaaaataactgacaGTAAAAGAAGATTCCAATACCTAATGGTGATAAG CCCAGAcaattttgttgaaatatttcgtcCAGAAATTCCTCTGGGTCTTCTCGGTGAGATAATGGATACTCTCTTGAAGAATTTGACTGGAGAACACGATGCTGATACAGCTGCGATCAATGTGTTGACAGCACTCAGTTGTTGCAATAGATTTCATTTGAGCATTAGTTTCATgacggaaaaggaaaaggatatTTCTGAAGAATTATTTCGCCAGCTGCTCGCAGGCAGAACAACCGCAAACGTTGTGGCTAAAGATAACGTTATTTATACGTTACAGAAACGGTACCAAGTTTAA